From a single Chloroflexota bacterium genomic region:
- a CDS encoding DUF58 domain-containing protein, whose amino-acid sequence MFNSSWIHLAALMILIGVAVQSNTLIVLAAFLLVIIPVAWAWNRVAAWRVHYDRVLNEHRVFVGETVELVTRVSNHKHVPLAWVAIDDRFPSALTPREKPLAPSPVPLTGFLAHRASLNGFERVRWTYHIPCDQRGYYTLGPARIRSGDLFGLFEREWTSPRVDRLIVYPRILLAQDWGLPPKDPLGEAKSRVPIFDDPSRPRGVRDYRPDDAPKHIHWRATARRGELQVKVYDPTMTYQWILFVNVATFEQTWQGTDPVLLERVISLAASLAAYAAEHKYSVGLVANGTWLDSDQRLKILPSRDPNQLRHMLEALAAITSFVTTPIEKLMRHETSSLSWGATLVVITGIVTEPLLAEMLRLRRAGRRLALISLDENFAPRDDLEGIVVRQAKV is encoded by the coding sequence ATGTTTAACTCGTCCTGGATTCACCTCGCCGCGCTGATGATTCTCATCGGCGTGGCGGTGCAATCGAATACATTGATTGTGCTTGCCGCGTTCTTGCTCGTCATCATTCCGGTCGCGTGGGCGTGGAATCGCGTCGCGGCGTGGCGCGTCCATTACGACCGGGTGTTGAACGAGCATCGCGTCTTTGTCGGCGAAACAGTTGAACTCGTCACACGCGTCAGCAATCACAAACATGTCCCGCTCGCCTGGGTCGCGATTGACGACCGGTTTCCGTCGGCATTGACTCCGCGCGAAAAGCCACTCGCACCCTCGCCCGTGCCTCTCACCGGTTTTCTCGCGCACCGCGCGTCACTCAACGGATTCGAGCGCGTACGCTGGACGTATCACATTCCTTGTGATCAGCGCGGATACTATACGCTCGGTCCGGCGCGCATCCGCTCCGGCGATTTGTTCGGCTTGTTCGAACGCGAGTGGACGAGTCCGCGCGTGGATCGCTTGATCGTTTATCCGCGCATCCTGCTGGCGCAAGACTGGGGCTTACCGCCCAAGGATCCACTTGGCGAAGCCAAGTCGCGCGTGCCAATTTTCGACGACCCGTCGCGACCGCGCGGCGTGCGCGATTATCGTCCCGATGACGCGCCCAAGCATATCCATTGGCGCGCGACCGCGCGACGCGGCGAACTGCAAGTCAAAGTGTACGACCCAACGATGACGTACCAGTGGATTCTATTCGTCAACGTCGCGACGTTCGAGCAAACGTGGCAAGGCACCGACCCAGTTTTGCTCGAGCGCGTCATCAGTCTCGCCGCGTCCCTCGCGGCATACGCCGCGGAGCACAAGTACTCGGTTGGACTCGTCGCGAACGGCACCTGGCTCGACTCGGACCAGCGTTTGAAAATTTTGCCGAGCCGCGACCCGAATCAACTGCGCCACATGCTCGAAGCGCTCGCCGCGATCACCTCGTTCGTCACCACGCCGATTGAAAAATTGATGCGCCACGAAACCTCGTCACTATCCTGGGGCGCGACGCTCGTCGTCATCACCGGCATCGTCACCGAGCCGCTGCTCGCCGAGATGTTGCGCTTGCGGCGCGCCGGTCGTCGCCTCGCGCTGATTTCGCTCGACGAAAATTTCGCGCCGCGCGATGACCTGGAAGGAATTGTTGTGCGGCAGGCGAAAGTTTAG
- a CDS encoding DUF4129 domain-containing protein has translation MKNPRKSALTPALAGGARVRVPISLRRELRFALLAAMETCWTYAVLAVFAALAGTRPISAFAIFLAYWIALATGRILPRSNRNWLVLQLAAIAIAVITILAVARIELYARLDPDDLMWVPRFIVGFLMNWVVITPERFIGLGILFAFVRGLTYAQRPLTLWFVGFRFRVGVVVLLFTAAVASVTVRLDLTTWVVAFFGVALLAVALARIEENSDQTHLGPRWAITLLAAIAFVLFLGGIAAQVFTLDLATAFLGLLSPMWMLLSTVLLLFAIPFGFLAEWLVEFLRPLMRGLSRVIENVQGMFPRAPNENTQDVLTFLDQFAQLLPLLKVAFVLAVVLAIGYVIARALHRRMTQIEAETYARESIESDERVQRAPMTKPRQAKWRPPSIAAESIRRIYAALAAHARQAGLPRQIAETPYEYLPRLSNTWSEERDDLREITEAYVATHYAERDLSAELARVRAAWERIKSKTKNVKRET, from the coding sequence ATGAAAAATCCGCGTAAATCCGCGTTAACACCTGCCCTTGCGGGCGGTGCAAGGGTCCGCGTCCCGATTTCCCTTCGTCGCGAGTTGCGTTTCGCACTGCTCGCCGCGATGGAAACGTGCTGGACGTATGCGGTGCTCGCCGTGTTTGCCGCGCTCGCGGGTACGCGTCCAATTTCCGCGTTCGCGATTTTTCTCGCGTACTGGATCGCATTGGCAACCGGGCGCATCTTGCCGCGCTCAAATCGCAACTGGCTTGTCCTACAACTCGCCGCGATTGCAATCGCGGTCATCACGATTCTCGCGGTTGCGCGCATCGAACTGTACGCGCGTCTCGACCCCGACGACCTGATGTGGGTCCCGCGCTTTATCGTCGGCTTTTTGATGAACTGGGTCGTCATTACACCCGAACGTTTCATCGGGCTAGGAATTTTATTCGCGTTCGTGCGCGGGCTGACGTACGCGCAGAGACCATTGACGTTGTGGTTCGTCGGTTTTCGTTTTCGCGTCGGCGTCGTCGTCCTGTTGTTCACTGCCGCGGTCGCCAGCGTGACTGTACGATTGGATTTGACGACCTGGGTCGTCGCGTTTTTCGGCGTGGCGCTCCTCGCCGTCGCGCTCGCGCGCATCGAAGAGAACAGCGATCAAACGCATCTGGGACCGCGCTGGGCGATCACGCTGCTCGCGGCGATTGCGTTCGTCTTGTTTCTCGGCGGCATCGCGGCGCAAGTGTTCACGCTCGACCTTGCCACGGCGTTCCTGGGTTTGCTCTCGCCGATGTGGATGCTTTTGTCTACCGTCCTGCTCCTCTTCGCGATTCCATTCGGATTCCTCGCGGAATGGCTCGTCGAATTCTTGCGTCCGTTGATGCGCGGGCTAAGTCGCGTGATCGAAAACGTTCAAGGCATGTTTCCGCGCGCGCCGAATGAGAACACCCAAGATGTGTTAACATTTCTCGACCAATTTGCTCAACTCCTTCCGCTATTGAAAGTCGCGTTCGTGCTCGCCGTCGTACTCGCCATCGGCTATGTCATCGCGCGCGCCTTGCATCGTCGCATGACGCAGATCGAAGCCGAAACCTACGCGCGCGAATCCATTGAATCGGACGAGCGAGTGCAGCGCGCGCCCATGACGAAACCGCGTCAAGCCAAATGGCGTCCACCGTCCATCGCGGCTGAATCCATTCGCCGCATCTACGCCGCGCTCGCCGCGCACGCGCGCCAAGCCGGTCTGCCGCGTCAAATCGCCGAGACACCGTACGAGTACTTGCCGCGCTTGAGCAACACGTGGAGTGAAGAACGCGACGACCTGCGCGAAATCACCGAGGCATACGTCGCCACGCACTACGCCGAACGCGATCTCTCCGCCGAGTTAGCACGCGTGCGCGCGGCGTGGGAAAGAATCAAGAGCAAAACGAAAAACGTGAAACGTGAAACGTAA
- a CDS encoding MoxR family ATPase, with translation MNPPSISDIQATAQRIRENVNQVIIGKSEVIDLALVALLCEGHLLFEDIPGIGKTTLAKALARSLDCSFRRIQFTPDLLPSDVTGLSVYNQKTQEFEYRAGPIMAQIVLADEINRATPRTQSALLEAMQERQTTVDGATKMLPRPFLVLATQNPIELEGTFPLPEAQVDRFFMRLALGYPTESEENAMVLRFERADPLEHLDAVASNDTILTMQRAVRHVRVETSVRQYIIAIVRATREHSAVELGASPRGSLYLYHAAQALAALRGRDFVLPDDVKYLTPFVLTHRLIISAQTRLRGRDAAQVVREVVESVPVPVEQ, from the coding sequence ATGAATCCACCCAGCATCTCCGACATTCAAGCCACCGCGCAACGCATCCGCGAAAATGTGAACCAGGTCATCATCGGAAAAAGCGAGGTCATTGATCTCGCGCTCGTCGCGTTGCTGTGCGAAGGTCATCTCCTATTCGAAGATATTCCGGGCATCGGCAAGACGACGCTCGCGAAAGCATTAGCGCGTTCGCTCGATTGTTCGTTTCGCCGGATTCAATTCACGCCCGATCTCTTGCCCAGCGATGTGACGGGTCTCTCGGTTTATAATCAAAAGACCCAGGAATTCGAATATCGCGCCGGACCGATTATGGCGCAGATCGTCCTCGCCGACGAAATCAATCGCGCGACGCCGCGCACGCAATCGGCGCTGCTCGAAGCGATGCAAGAACGCCAAACGACGGTGGACGGCGCGACGAAGATGTTGCCGCGTCCGTTTCTCGTCCTCGCGACACAAAACCCGATCGAACTCGAAGGCACGTTCCCCCTACCCGAAGCGCAAGTGGACCGCTTTTTTATGCGGCTCGCGCTCGGCTATCCAACCGAGTCCGAAGAGAACGCGATGGTTCTGCGTTTCGAACGCGCCGATCCGCTCGAACACTTGGACGCCGTTGCGAGCAACGATACGATTCTCACGATGCAACGCGCCGTCCGCCATGTGCGTGTCGAAACCTCGGTGCGCCAGTACATCATCGCGATTGTGCGCGCGACGCGCGAGCATTCCGCGGTTGAACTGGGCGCAAGCCCACGCGGCTCGCTTTACCTCTACCACGCGGCGCAGGCGCTTGCCGCATTGCGGGGACGCGATTTCGTTCTGCCTGATGATGTGAAATACCTCACACCGTTCGTCCTCACGCATCGGCTCATCATCAGCGCGCAAACGCGTTTGCGCGGACGCGACGCCGCCCAGGTCGTGCGCGAGGTCGTCGAGTCGGTGCCAGTGCCGGTAGAACAGTAA